The DNA sequence GGGGTATTCAGCGACTCTCGACACGTCTACGCAGGCCGGCCGGGACAACCTGGGCATGCTGGTTGAACTGGCAAGCAAAGCTCAGGACGCCGCGGAGAAACAGTTCGAGCTCGACGGGAACACGGAGGCTTACCGGGCCACCCTCGAGGCCAGTCGCCAGACCCTGATCGACCGTGCGGAACAACTCGGCATGAATGCGGAGGAGGCGGGCGCGCTGGCGGATCAGATCTTCCGCATTCCATCCGAGACGGAGTGGAAGATGATCGCGGACACCGCTCAAGCGACATGGACCGTGCAGGACTTCATGAACAAGTACGGCACCCTGTCCGGAAACATCATCTATCGGTCGGTGCTCCCCGACTTGAACGGCGACGTATCCGGCTCAGGACGGTTCGGGACGTTTGCGAGCGGTGGTGCGGTGCGCGGACCTGGCACGGGCACGTCGGACGGTGAGCATGTGTGGACTGCGGCTGAGGTCGCTGCCGCTGGTGGGCACAAGGCCGTCGAGAATTTGCGTGGCATGGTCCGAGGGGATCAGCCGATTTACGCGCAGAGCTACGGTTCAGGCGCTGGAGCTCCGGTGTCGGTATCTTTCCCGGACACCATCACCCTGGTCGACGCCAATGGCTCCATATTGACGCAGGCCCGCGTTATCGCTGGGCAGGAGATCAAGCGTTACGACACGCATTCCGCGTTGGCGTTGCAGGCGGGAGCGCGAATGCGCTGAACCGTAACGGGGGATGTCTGAGGTATTGGCTAGGGTTCGAAGCCGAGCAACCCGAGGGGGACGAAATGGCAGTGAAGTACATCATCAATGAGGGATACGGCGATCAGGAGACTGTAGAGGGCGCGTACTCGCTCAGGCAGGAAGATGGCTTCTTCTTCTTCCAGAATGTCGCGAAGAAGACTGTTTTCGTGACGAAGGCAGCGCGTGTCACGACCATCAAGCGAGTCTCTGACGAGGACTAGCCAGCAGTAACAGCAACCCCCGGCCCGCTATGGGTCGGGGGTTTTCTGCGCTCCGCCTTGGGCTTGACGCGCGCTCACGAACGTCAGAGATCGCGGCCCATGAAATCGAATCGCGAATCCCCCGCGAACCTTTCGAATCCATTGGCTCGGAGCAGCCGAAGGCTCGCTCGATTTCGGTTGTCCACTTTGCCGTACACACCGTACTCATTGCCGTGACGCGCGTTTCTGTCCCTCAGCCGTTGAAGCGTTTCCGTGAGCGCCTGTTGCGCGTAGTCCGTCCCGTAACATCGGCGCGCCCGTGCCAGTGCGTTGATGAAGTATGACGGCGGGATGTCGCCGTACTCCACGTATGAATACGCGCATATGACCGCGATACCCAGATCGTCTTCGCCGACGAGCACCGCGGGCGGAAGTTCCCTGGGGGGTTGGAACTCTTGGAGGAAGCTCTCGACTACGATCTGGTACGGCCTCGGATGGGTGATCTCCCCGTCCCTGCGTCCGACGTACGCCGGATAAGCGCACTCGAAGCCCCTCAGACGTTGAACCGAGTCAAGGTTGGCTTCGATCCAGCTAAGCGGCACGCTTCCGCTTGAGCCATGCGGCAAAAAGTCTTGCGTCGTCAGGCGTCGCCCGGTAGACCTTCCCGTACCTGGTCGCAGCCTCGCTTCGCTCAGCGGAGGTTAGCTTTGTGCCACCAACGCGTTCACTTCGATCGCGCGCCTCTGAGACGAGCGCGGCAGTTGCCGAACCGTCGTTGGGGAGGCGAGTGGTCGTCGACATGAATCTAGGTTAGCGCGAATCGTCTGTAAATGGGCTAAATGTGTTTCATGGCGCTGGCTCTCGAAACCCACCAAATGTTACAGATCGATAACGTTCATGTTTTTCCGAAGCGGAACTCGACGACGTCGCCGTCCTGCATGACGTAGTCCTTGCCCTCCAGGCGCGCCTTGCCTGCGGCGCGCGCAGCGGCGATCGAGCCGGTCGCGATGAGGTCGTCGAACGAGATGACCTCGGCTTTGATGAAGCCCTTCTCGAAGTCCGTGTGGATGACGCCCGCGGCCTGTGGAGCCTTCCAGCCCTTGCCGATCGTCCACGCCCGCGCTTCCTTCGGCCCCGCGGTGAGGTAGGTCTGCAGGCCCAGCGTGTCGAAGCCGATGCGGGCGAGCTGGTCGAGCCCCGATTCCTCCTGGCCGGTCGAGGCGAGCAGCTCCGCCACGTCCTCCGGGTCGAGGTCGATGAGCTCGGACTCGATCTTCGCGTCCAGGAAGACCGCGTGGGCCGGGGCGACGAGTTCTTCGAGGGCGGCTTTGGCCGCCGCATCCGTCAGGATCGCCTCATCGACGTTGAAGACATAGATGTACGGCTTCGCGGTGAGAAGTCCGAGCTCCTTGATCGGGGCGAGGTCGATGCCGGAGTGCGAAAGCAGCTGACCGCGCTCGAGGGCGTCCTTCGCCGCGACCGCGGCCTCGAGGGCAGCGGGGTCGGTCTTCTTGCCCTTGACCTCCTTCTCGATGCGCGGGATCGCCTTCTCGAGCGTCTGCAGGTCGGCGAGCTGCAGCTCCGCGTTGATCGTCTCGAGGTCGTTCTTCGGGTTCACGCCGCCCTCGACGTGCACGACGTCGTCGTCGGTGAATCCGCGGACGACCTGCGCGATCGCGTCGGCCTCGCGGATGTTCGCGAGGAACTGGTTGCCCAGCCCCTCACCCTCGCTCGCGCCCCGGACGATCCCGGCGATGTCGACGAACGACACCGTGGCGGGCAGGATGCGCTCGGAGTGGAACACCTCGGCGAGCTTGCCGAGCCGCGGATCGGGCAACGACACGACGCCCACGTTCGGCTCGATCGTCGCGAAGGGATAGTTCGCCGCGAGCACGTCGTTCTTAGTCAGTGCGTTGAAGAGGGTGGACTTGCCGACATTGGGCAGACCGACGATACCGATAGTGAGAGCCACGGGCATTCAGTCTACGTGCGGGTGGCCGCCGCCCCCGCGTCGACGGACGCGTCGACGGCGCGGGCGGCGAAGACCACCGGATGCCGCTCCCCGGTCACCGCCGCAGCGCTCGGAACGCGCGCGTCACGTACGGCAGATCGACCACGTGGTCCCCGATCGCACCGATGTCATCGAGCACCCCGACAAGTCCCGCCTCGATACGCGCGCGTTCGTCCGCCGGCGCGGTGATGACGTAGCTGCGCGAGCGGGCCATCGCGAGGAAGGTCGCACGATTCATGGGCCTCGTCCACCGCCATTCGGCGCTCTCGAGTTCGCCGAACGGCTCACCCACCTGCGGCGGCCCCTCGGCGAGGACTTCCTCGGCGTGACTGCCGTGCATGACCGCCGTCATCCGGGCGACCCAGTCCACATCGTCGTCGCGCAGGTTCCAGACGAGTCCGAGCACTCCGCCGGGCCGCAGAACCCGGCCCGCCTCCGCCGCGGCAGCAGTCGGATCGACCCAGTGCCATGCCTGGCCGAGGACCACCGCGTCGACGCTGTCGTCGGGGAGCGGCATCCGCTCGGCGGTCCCGACGAACGTCGGGACGGCGTGCACGCTCTCGCGCAGCGTGGCGAGCATCTGCGGATCCGGGTCGATCGCGACGACCTCGGCACCCAGCTCCTGCACGACCCGCGTCAGCTTCCCCGTCCCCGCCCCCACATCGGCGACCCGGATGCGGCGCTCGCCGCCCGCGACCGGCTGAAGCAGCCAGTCCACGGCCTGAATCGGATAGTCGGGGCGACCGGTCTCGTACGTGTGGGCTTCGGCGCCGAACGAGCGCGCCAGCCTCTCGTCACCACTCATGCCGCGAGCCTATGCCCGGCTCCCGCGGCGCGCCTCCCCCCTGCGCGGGCTGCCCGGGGCGAGCCTGGACGCGTGCCCCTCGACTTCACCGCGATCGACTTCGAGACGGCGAACTCCAGCAACGCGTCGGCGTGCGCGGTCGGGATGGCACGGGTGCGCGACGGGCGCGTGGTGGCCACGGCCGGGTGGCTCATCCAGCCGCCAC is a window from the Microbacterium lacus genome containing:
- the ychF gene encoding redox-regulated ATPase YchF, with the protein product MALTIGIVGLPNVGKSTLFNALTKNDVLAANYPFATIEPNVGVVSLPDPRLGKLAEVFHSERILPATVSFVDIAGIVRGASEGEGLGNQFLANIREADAIAQVVRGFTDDDVVHVEGGVNPKNDLETINAELQLADLQTLEKAIPRIEKEVKGKKTDPAALEAAVAAKDALERGQLLSHSGIDLAPIKELGLLTAKPYIYVFNVDEAILTDAAAKAALEELVAPAHAVFLDAKIESELIDLDPEDVAELLASTGQEESGLDQLARIGFDTLGLQTYLTAGPKEARAWTIGKGWKAPQAAGVIHTDFEKGFIKAEVISFDDLIATGSIAAARAAGKARLEGKDYVMQDGDVVEFRFGKT
- a CDS encoding class I SAM-dependent methyltransferase; translation: MSGDERLARSFGAEAHTYETGRPDYPIQAVDWLLQPVAGGERRIRVADVGAGTGKLTRVVQELGAEVVAIDPDPQMLATLRESVHAVPTFVGTAERMPLPDDSVDAVVLGQAWHWVDPTAAAAEAGRVLRPGGVLGLVWNLRDDDVDWVARMTAVMHGSHAEEVLAEGPPQVGEPFGELESAEWRWTRPMNRATFLAMARSRSYVITAPADERARIEAGLVGVLDDIGAIGDHVVDLPYVTRAFRALRR